The window ACCGATACCTTCCCCCTGCCACCCAGGTTGTGGTCGTCAGTGCCACCCTGCCTTACGATGTTCTCGATATGACTACCAAGTTCATGACCGATCCCGTTCGTATTCTCGTCAAGCGTGACGAATTGACCCTCGAAGGTCTCAAGCAGTACTTCATCGCcgtcgagaaggaggactGGAAGTTTGATACTCTATGCGATCTCTACGACACCCTCACTATCACACAAGCTGTCATTTTCTGCAACACACGCCGCAAGGTTGACTGGCTCACCGACAAGATGCGCGAGGCCAACTTTACCGTCAGCAGCATGCACGGCGATATGCCCCAGAAGGAGCGAGACAGCATTATGCAGGATTTCCGTCAGGGTAACAGCCGAGTGCTCATCTCGACTGACGTGTGGGCCCGTGGTATCGATGTCCAGCAGGTCAGTCTGGTCATCAACTACGACCTGCCCAGTAACCGTGAGAACTACATCCACCGTATTGGTCGTAGTGGACGATTCGGTCGCAAGGGTGTTGCTATTAACTTCGTTACCACCGAAGACGTGCGCATCTTGAGAGATATTGAATGTGAGTGCCCTTGATTTGAGTTTGCTGGGACCAATCCTGACCTCTTTAGTGTACTATTCCACCCAGATCGATGAGATGCCCATGAACGTTGCCGATCTCATTGCTTAAGCTAAAGGGCTTAAACTGAAGGAGTTGAGAAATCGTAATATCATCGCTATGAAAGAGCAACACTGCGTCGAGAGGACGCGGTGGAAGTGGAGGAAAGGGGCCGTGTACTGAATTCAGTGAGCTCTTGTCTTGCTCATCTTTTTATCATAACCGACTGACTCAGATATAGACTGCACGAGGAAAAGATTGCCAAAATAAAACAGTAGGGGGGTCACTTTGACCCTGAATAAAGGGCTTCTCGGGGTCAGCAGGTAGTTTGAGAATTTCTAATGCAAAAAGCATTTTCAGCTCGACGTTCAATATATTGACAATGTTATTCGTCACGTCGGCAGTCATTTCGCCTCTTCAGCGTCAATAGTCGAGTCTTTGCCCTTTGAAGAGCTTGCAGTAAACGTTCGTAGTAATACGACTGCAACCCGGCCTTCTTATCTACTGTCGCCTCAACTTTCCCAATTCGTCCAAGCACCATCTCGAAGTTTATGGGTATGTGGATGCGACACACGCACCCCTGCAAGTCAGATCAACCATCAAGGCCCAATTTTAACGACCCGCGAGTGTTATTGCGACGAGGAACTATGAATTTGTTACGTGATGAATTGCTTTCTCTTGATCTACGTGAGATCTTCCCCATGGGGTACGCAAATTGCAACTCGATCACGATGTTTCTTGACTGTTTATCAGCATCCTCTTGCTGCGTACTATGGTGACAAGTCTGGCATCTACTTTATTATGCCAGAGCCTCGGTTGGATTGATGTTGTTAGCAGCCAAGCAGAGTCATGATTGGTCTCAGCTACAGCCCGCTATTAGACCCTGTCATTCCACCATGGTGGTTACAGCACACGATAAGTTGTTGATAAGTCCCCATGCATCTATATCTTTTCTCCGATACATCACATCCTTTACTCAAAGTTTTACCTAAACCTGGTCACAAGAACCATCCCCAGCTCGTATACGTAAAGATGTGGACTCACCCATGCGGTATATGCCATATCCCATCCACCATCCTTATCAGACATCCGTAATTCTGCATAGCCAGAACCTGGAGCTGATAACAAACTCTCTCCACTAGCTTGGACCTTCTACCTCAAGCATGCCTGTCTTTTGCTATACTCGGAAATCTCCAACCGCCACACTATACTGAATGCGGCAAATACTTTGCACACTTAAGCTTTCCGGCCAACTAGTGCACCGAGATGCTCAATGTAAATCGACCCCAATGTAACGGCGAATATCTGGGGTAAAAGATAAGTATGAGTACGTATCAAGTGATGGCACTCAGGGATATAAAGCGCCCGACATCCCTTCGCAACAAGCGCATATCATCATACCCAAGTCGAATCAGATTGCTTCGAGATACGACACATTCTATTATATCTTGATTGACTGCCAGAGAATGCCCACGACCTCCTCCCCTTACACCTATCCGACCATCGACTCAAGCTCTGGCGTACCATGGAGAAAGCAGCACCAATGAATCAAGCCGAGCGCGACGCTCTCGACCTTGCCGCCCTCGGCCATGAACAAGTCCTCTCCCGCAAGTTCAGCATGCTGAGTATGCTGTCCCTGGCCTTCTGTATTCTAGGTACATGGGCCGTATGCGCACAGAGTCTCGCAACAGGTATTCAGAATGGCGGACCCGTGACTTGTCTTTGGGGTCTCGTCCTGGTTTGTCTCTGCAACCTCGCCATCGCCATGTCGCTTGGCGAAATGTGCTCTGCTATGCCGACGGCGCTGGGACAGGCGTACTGGACTGCGAAACTGTGGAGAAGTGCGACAGGGAGGTTTATGAGTTACATGACGGCTTTCATCAGCACTTTTGGATGGTGGTGTCTTTCTGCTTCGCAGATTGCCTTCATGGCGGAGTTTGTTTTGTCGATGAAACTCATGTTTGACCCCGAATGGACAGGACTCAACAAAGGCTGGGTAATGTTCCTCGTGTACACTGGAATCAATATCCTGTTCACCTTTGTCAACTATGTCGGCTGCCGCTCCGAGAAATTCCTCCCGTACTTCAACAACTTTGTCGCTGTTGGCTTCGTCGGCCTCTTCGCCACTTTTTGTCTTCTCCTCCCTATCCTCGTTGGAACGAAATCAGACCTCCATTATCAACCGGCTACATTCGTCTTTGGATCGTGGATTAACCAGACAGGCTGGTCCGATGGCGTTGTTTGGTTCCTTGGACTTGTACAGGCTGCGTATGGCTTGACAGCCTACGACTCTGTTATACACATGGTGGAGGAGATCCCAGCCCCTCGACGAAATGGACCTAGAACAATGGTGATGGCTATTGTCATGGGTGCTATCTCGGGTTTCATTTTCCTGGTTGCTGTTCTGTTTTGCATCCAGAATCTTGACACCACTTTGGATCCTCCCTCTGGCTTCCCCTTTATTGAAGTGGTGCAGAACATTGTGGGACTCAAAGGAGCAGCCGCGTTGATCGCTCTGTTCATCTTCAACGGCTTTG is drawn from Fusarium graminearum PH-1 chromosome 3, whole genome shotgun sequence and contains these coding sequences:
- a CDS encoding ATP-dependent RNA helicase FAL1, yielding MAEGSGIDRKADERMEFSTSKEVTVHPTFESMSLKENLLRGIYAYGYESPSAVQSRAIVQVCKGRDTIAQAQSGTGKTATFSISMLQVIDTAVRETQALVLSPTRELATQIQSVVMALGDYMNVQCHACIGGTNVGEDIRKLDYGQHIVSGTPGRVADMIRRRHLRTRHIKMLVLDEADELLNKGFREQIYDVYRYLPPATQVVVVSATLPYDVLDMTTKFMTDPVRILVKRDELTLEGLKQYFIAVEKEDWKFDTLCDLYDTLTITQAVIFCNTRRKVDWLTDKMREANFTVSSMHGDMPQKERDSIMQDFRQGNSRVLISTDVWARGIDVQQVSLVINYDLPSNRENYIHRIGRSGRFGRKGVAINFVTTEDVRILRDIELYYSTQIDEMPMNVADLIA